The Eublepharis macularius isolate TG4126 chromosome 3, MPM_Emac_v1.0, whole genome shotgun sequence genome has a window encoding:
- the RIOX2 gene encoding ribosomal oxygenase 2, with protein MPKKGRRQTGAEEEHQRLCKQAKVEPACPSLTKYDHPESVFESLIFPIKREEFFRDYWEQKPLLLKRENPSVASCYQSLFQLTDLKSLVSQGLFYGRDINVCKCVNGRKKIFNKDGKVNYAQLKKDFDQKKGTIQFHQPQRFKDELWRIQENLECFFGSLVGSNVYITPPGSQGLPPHYDDVEVFILQLEGEKHWRLYKPTVHLAQEYNVEPEDRIGTPTHDFLLKPGDLLYFPRGTIHQADTPPGVSHSTHVTISTYQNNSWRDLLLDVVPGLVLDSAKEDIDFRKSIPRQLLMKVDLSESAKKLSDFLRHLADKLENGRELKSSDMKKDFIMNRLPPFLAISFDSLAPGGKLPKVDSTIRLQFKDYTVITVEPDQDPLDDAHKEMIYIYHSLKNKRQGHMMGDENMNEEGIPQTQGLRFPLSHMDALKQIWSTDTICVKQLNLASDAEKENLVLSLWSERLIEVI; from the exons ATGCCCAAGAAAGGAAGGAGACAGACTGGAGCGGAAGAGGAACACCAGAGACTATGCAAACAAGCAAAAGTGGAACCAGCGTGTCCTTCGCTTACGAAATATGACCATCCAGAAAGCGTGTTTGAGAGTTTGATCTTTCCCATCAAACGAGAGGAATTTTTCAGAGACTACTGGGAGCAGAAACCGCTGCTTCttaagagagagaatccctctgtGGCATCCTGCTATCAGTCTCTATTTCAGTTAACTGACCTGAAAAGCTTAGTCAGCCAGGGTTTATTTTATGGAAGGGATATTAATGTTTGCAAATGTGTGAATGggagaaaaaagatttttaaCAAAGATGGTAAAGTCAACTATGCACAACTAAAGAAAGATTTTGATCAGAAAAAGGGCACTATACAATTTCATCAGCCCCAGCGATTCAAG GATGAACTCTGGAGGATCCAGGAAAATTTGGAATGCTTCTTTGGCTCACTGGTTGGATCTAATGTTTACATTACCCCTCCAGGGTCCCAGGGACTGCCTCCACACTATGATGATGTTGAG GTGTTTATTTTACAACTGGAAGGAGAGAAACACTGGCGGCTGTACAAACCTACTGTGCATCTGGCTCAAGAATATAACGTTGAACCTGAGGACAGAATTGGAACTCCAACACATGACTTCTTATTAAAG CCTGGAGATCTGTTATATTTTCCAAGAGGAACCATTCATCAAGCTGACACACCTCCTGGGGTGTCTCATTCTACCCATGTGACCATCAGCACATATCAGAACAA TTCTTGGAGAGATCTTTTATTGGATGTTGTTCCCGGACTTGTGTTGGATTCAGCAAAAGAAGACATTGATTTTCGGAAGAGTATACCAAGACAGTTACTGATG aaagtggatttGTCTGAATCAGCCAAGAAATTAAGTGATTTCCTGCGACATCTTGCAGACAAACTGGAAAATGGCAGAGAACTGAAGTCATCTGACATGAAAAAAGATTTCATTATGAACAGATTACCTCCCTTCTTGGCGATTAGCTTTGACTCTTTGGCTCCAG gaGGAAAGCTACCCAAAGTTGACAGCACAATCAGATTGCAGTTTAAAGACTATACTGTAATTACAGTGGAGCCAGATCAAGATCCTTTG GATGATGCGCACAAAGAGATGATTTATATCTATCACTCCTTAAAGAACAAGAGACAAGGCCATATGATGGGGGATGAAAATATGAACGAGGAAGGAATACCACAG actcAGGGATTACGGTTTCCACTCTCCCATATGGATGCGCTGAAGCAAATCTGGAGCACTGATACCATCTGTGTGAAGCAACTGAATCTTGCTTCGGATGCAGAGAAAGAAAACTTGGTATTATCATTGTGGAGTGAGCGGCTCATTGAAGTAATCTGA
- the LOC129325808 gene encoding uncharacterized protein LOC129325808 — MKMQAGPSKLAKRSAALARSSCEGLHWKQQMRHFPASRLALLIGRARSAVFGHGKDRLARYRKVRYLQTYQGTKRREAPGRAHEKCERSSTSSGCMPGKVRLDGQRRGRRDCIGRHSQPRRRPEDQLLSLGVTVDASKRAGARKVPSRAAPSYRPVTTQPGPTRERPRAPKPEAQRCLQGGERARRGTGWRSSSSQRAAPARFARLSKGRNGAVATPAGVVFEDPSNANP; from the exons ATGAAAATGCAAGCCGGCCCCTCAAAACTAGCAAAACGATCCGCCGCGCTGGCCCGGAGCTCATGCGAGGGACTTCATTGGAAACAACAAATGCGCCATTTTCCCGCAAGCAGGCTGGCGCTACTCATCGGAAGGGCCCGGAGCGCCGTTTTCGGCCATGGTAAAGATCGACTCGCTCGCTACAGAAAGGTTCGCTACCTCCAAACCTATCAAGGCACAAAACGAAGGGAGGCGCCCGGGCGAGCGCACGAGAAATGCGAGCGCTCGTCAACAAGCTCGGGCTGCATGCCGGGGAAAGTGAGGCTTGACGGGCAGCGTCGTGGGAGGAGGGACTGCATTGGCCGGCATTCACAGCCGAGACGCCGCCCTGAGGACCAGCTGCTCAGCCTTGGCGTGACAGTGGACGCGTCTAAGCGGGCGGGAGCTCGCAAGGTCCCCTCCCGCGCTGCTCCTTCATACAGACCTGTCACAACTCAGCCGGGACCAACACGAGAGCGGCCGCGTGCACCAAAGCCCGAAGCTCAGCGCTGCCTCCAAGGCGGGGAAAGGGCGCGCAGGGGGACGGGCTGGCGGTCTTCCTCCAGTCAGCGCGCCGCTCCCGCGCGCTTCGCCCGCCTGTCGAAGGGGAGGAACGGGGCGGTAGCGACGCCCGCCGGGGTTGTGTTTGAAG ATCCCTCCAATGCAAACCCCTAA